One genomic region from Pongo abelii isolate AG06213 chromosome 4, NHGRI_mPonAbe1-v2.0_pri, whole genome shotgun sequence encodes:
- the SLC30A5 gene encoding proton-coupled zinc antiporter SLC30A5 isoform X5, which yields MEEKYGGDVLAGPGGGGGGGLGPVDVPSARTAFFMVLFQKPFSSGKTITKHQWIKIFKHAVAGCIISLLWFFGLTLCGPLRTLLLFEHSDIVVISLLSVLFTSSGGGPAKTRGAAFFIIAVICLLLFDNDDLMAKMAEHPEGHHDSALTHMLYTAIAFLGVADHKGGVLLLVLALCCKVGFHTASRKLSIDVGGAKRLQALSHLVSVLLLCPWVIVLSVTTESKVESWFSLIMPFATVIFFVMILDFYVDSICSVKMEVSKCARYGSFPIFISALLFGNFWTHPITDQLRAMNKAAHQESTEHVLSGGVVVSAIFFILSANILSSPSKRGQKGTLIGYSPEGTPLYNFMGDAFQHSSQSIPRFIKESLKQILEESDSRQIFYFLCLNLLFTFVELFYGVLTNSLGLISDGFHMLFDCSALVMGLFAALMSRWKATRIFSYGYGRIEILSGFINGLFLIVIAFFVFMESVARLIDPPELDTHMLTPVSVGGLIVNLIGICAFSHAHSHAHGASQGSCHSSDHSHSHHMHGHSDHGHGHSHGSAGGGMNANMRGVFLHVLADTLGSIGVIVSTILIEQFGWFIADPLCSLFIAILIFLSVVPLIKDACQVLLLRLPPEYEKELHIALEKVTGILKDAGVNNLTIQVEKEAYFQHMSGLSTGFHDVLAMTKQMESMKYCKDGTYIM from the exons ATGGAGGAGAAATACGGCGGGGACGTGCTGGCCggccccggcggcggcggcggcggcggcctcGGGCCGGTGGACGTACCCAGCGCTCG GACTgcattttttatggttttgtttcaAAAGCCATTTTCTTCTGGGAAAACTATTACCAAACACCAG tggatcaaaatatttaaacatgcaGTTGCTGGGTGTATTATTTCACTCTTGTGGTTTTTTGGCCTCACTCTTTGTGGACCACTAAG gacTTTGCTGCTGTTTGAACACAGTGATATTGTTGTCATTTCACTACTCAGTGTTTTGTTCACCAGTTCTGGAGGAGGACCAGCAAAG ACAAGGGGAGCTGCTTTTTTCATTATTGCTGTGATCTGTTTATTGCTTTTTGACAATGATGATCTCATGGCTAAAATGGCTGAACACC CTGAAGGACATCATGACAGTGCTCTAACTCATATGCTTTACACAGCCATTGCCTTCTTAGGTGTGGCAGATCACAAG GGTGGAGTATTATTGCTAGTACTGGCTTTGTGTTGTAAAGTTGGTTTTCATACAGCTTCCAGAAAGCTCTCTATCGACGTTGGTGGAGCTAAACGTCTTCAAGCTTTATCTCATCTTGTTTCTGTGCTTCTCTTGTGCCCATGGGTCATTGTTCTTTCTGTTACAACTGAG agtAAAGTCGAGTCTTGGTTTTCTCTCATTATGCCTTTTGCAACGGTTATCTTTTTTGTCATGATCCTGGATTTCTATGTGGATTCCATTTGTTCAGTCAAAATGGAAGTTTCCAAATGTGCTCGTTATGGatcctttcccatttttattagTGCTCTCCTTTTTGGAAATTTTTGGACACATCCAATAACAGACCAGCTTCGGGCTATGAACAAAGCAGCACACCAGGAGAGCACTGAACACGTCCTGTCTGGAGGAGTGGTAGTGAGTGCTATATTCTTCATTTTGT ctgCCAATATCTTATCATCTCCCTCTAAGAGAGGACAAAAAGGTACCCTTATTGGATATTCTCCTGAAGGAACACCTCTTTATAACTTCATGGGTGATGCTTTTCAGCATAGCTCTCAATCGATCCCTAGGTTTATTAAGGAATCACTAAAACAAATTCTTGAGGAGAGTGACTCTAGGCAGATCTTTTACTTCTTGTGCTTGAATCTG CTTTTTACCTTTGTGGAATTATTCTACGGCGTGCTGACCAATAGTCTGGGCCTGATCTCGGATGGATTCCACATGCTTTTTGACTGCTCTGCTTTAGTCATGGGACTTTTTGCTGCCCTGATGAGTAGGTGGAAAGCCACTCGGATTTTCTCCTATGG GTACGGCCGAATAGAAATTCTGTCTGGATTTATTAATGGACTTTTTCTAATAGTAATAGCGTTTTTTGTGTTTATGGAGTCAGTGGCTAGATTGATTGATCCTCCAGAATTAGACACTCACATGTTAACA CCAGTCTCAGTTGGAGGGCTGATAGTAAACCTTATTGGTATCTGTGCCTTTAGCCATGCCCATAGCCATGCCCATGGAGCTTCTCAAGGAAGCTGTCACTCATCTGATCACAGCCATTCACATCATATGCATGGACACAGTGACCATGGGCATGGTCACAGCCACGGATCTGCGGGTGGAGGCATGAATGCTAACATGAGGG gtGTATTTCTACATGTTTTGGCAGATACACTTGGCAGCATTGGTGTGATTGTATCCACAATtcttatagagcagtttggatggTTCATCGCTGACCCACTCTGTTCTCTTTTTATTGCTATATTAATATTTCTCAGTGTTGTTCCACTGATTAAAGATGCCTGCCAGGTTCTACTCTTGAGATTGCCACCAGAATATGAAAAAGAACTACATATTGCTTTAGAAAAG
- the SLC30A5 gene encoding proton-coupled zinc antiporter SLC30A5 isoform X7, with translation MEEKYGGDVLAGPGGGGGGGLGPVDVPSARLTKYIVLLCFTKFLKAVGLFESYDLLKAVHIVQFIFILKLGTAFFMVLFQKPFSSGKTITKHQWIKIFKHAVAGCIISLLWFFGLTLCGPLRTLLLFEHSDIVVISLLSVLFTSSGGGPAKGGVLLLVLALCCKVGFHTASRKLSIDVGGAKRLQALSHLVSVLLLCPWVIVLSVTTESKVESWFSLIMPFATVIFFVMILDFYVDSICSVKMEVSKCARYGSFPIFISALLFGNFWTHPITDQLRAMNKAAHQESTEHVLSGGVVVSAIFFILSANILSSPSKRGQKGTLIGYSPEGTPLYNFMGDAFQHSSQSIPRFIKESLKQILEESDSRQIFYFLCLNLLFTFVELFYGVLTNSLGLISDGFHMLFDCSALVMGLFAALMSRWKATRIFSYGYGRIEILSGFINGLFLIVIAFFVFMESVARLIDPPELDTHMLTPVSVGGLIVNLIGICAFSHAHSHAHGASQGSCHSSDHSHSHHMHGHSDHGHGHSHGSAGGGMNANMRGVFLHVLADTLGSIGVIVSTILIEQFGWFIADPLCSLFIAILIFLSVVPLIKDACQVLLLRLPPEYEKELHIALEKVTGILKDAGVNNLTIQVEKEAYFQHMSGLSTGFHDVLAMTKQMESMKYCKDGTYIM, from the exons ATGGAGGAGAAATACGGCGGGGACGTGCTGGCCggccccggcggcggcggcggcggcggcctcGGGCCGGTGGACGTACCCAGCGCTCG attaacAAAATATATTGTGTTACTATGTTTCACTAAATTTTTGAAGGCTGTGGGACTTTTCGAATCATATGATCTCCTAAAAGCTGTTCACATTGTTcagttcatttttatattaaaacttgG GACTgcattttttatggttttgtttcaAAAGCCATTTTCTTCTGGGAAAACTATTACCAAACACCAG tggatcaaaatatttaaacatgcaGTTGCTGGGTGTATTATTTCACTCTTGTGGTTTTTTGGCCTCACTCTTTGTGGACCACTAAG gacTTTGCTGCTGTTTGAACACAGTGATATTGTTGTCATTTCACTACTCAGTGTTTTGTTCACCAGTTCTGGAGGAGGACCAGCAAAG GGTGGAGTATTATTGCTAGTACTGGCTTTGTGTTGTAAAGTTGGTTTTCATACAGCTTCCAGAAAGCTCTCTATCGACGTTGGTGGAGCTAAACGTCTTCAAGCTTTATCTCATCTTGTTTCTGTGCTTCTCTTGTGCCCATGGGTCATTGTTCTTTCTGTTACAACTGAG agtAAAGTCGAGTCTTGGTTTTCTCTCATTATGCCTTTTGCAACGGTTATCTTTTTTGTCATGATCCTGGATTTCTATGTGGATTCCATTTGTTCAGTCAAAATGGAAGTTTCCAAATGTGCTCGTTATGGatcctttcccatttttattagTGCTCTCCTTTTTGGAAATTTTTGGACACATCCAATAACAGACCAGCTTCGGGCTATGAACAAAGCAGCACACCAGGAGAGCACTGAACACGTCCTGTCTGGAGGAGTGGTAGTGAGTGCTATATTCTTCATTTTGT ctgCCAATATCTTATCATCTCCCTCTAAGAGAGGACAAAAAGGTACCCTTATTGGATATTCTCCTGAAGGAACACCTCTTTATAACTTCATGGGTGATGCTTTTCAGCATAGCTCTCAATCGATCCCTAGGTTTATTAAGGAATCACTAAAACAAATTCTTGAGGAGAGTGACTCTAGGCAGATCTTTTACTTCTTGTGCTTGAATCTG CTTTTTACCTTTGTGGAATTATTCTACGGCGTGCTGACCAATAGTCTGGGCCTGATCTCGGATGGATTCCACATGCTTTTTGACTGCTCTGCTTTAGTCATGGGACTTTTTGCTGCCCTGATGAGTAGGTGGAAAGCCACTCGGATTTTCTCCTATGG GTACGGCCGAATAGAAATTCTGTCTGGATTTATTAATGGACTTTTTCTAATAGTAATAGCGTTTTTTGTGTTTATGGAGTCAGTGGCTAGATTGATTGATCCTCCAGAATTAGACACTCACATGTTAACA CCAGTCTCAGTTGGAGGGCTGATAGTAAACCTTATTGGTATCTGTGCCTTTAGCCATGCCCATAGCCATGCCCATGGAGCTTCTCAAGGAAGCTGTCACTCATCTGATCACAGCCATTCACATCATATGCATGGACACAGTGACCATGGGCATGGTCACAGCCACGGATCTGCGGGTGGAGGCATGAATGCTAACATGAGGG gtGTATTTCTACATGTTTTGGCAGATACACTTGGCAGCATTGGTGTGATTGTATCCACAATtcttatagagcagtttggatggTTCATCGCTGACCCACTCTGTTCTCTTTTTATTGCTATATTAATATTTCTCAGTGTTGTTCCACTGATTAAAGATGCCTGCCAGGTTCTACTCTTGAGATTGCCACCAGAATATGAAAAAGAACTACATATTGCTTTAGAAAAG
- the SLC30A5 gene encoding proton-coupled zinc antiporter SLC30A5 isoform X3: MEEKYGGDVLAGPGGGGGGGLGPVDVPSARLTKYIVLLCFTKFLKAVGLFESYDLLKAVHIVQFIFILKLGTAFFMVLFQKPFSSGKTITKHQWIKIFKHAVAGCIISLLWFFGLTLCGPLRTLLLFEHSDIVVISLLSVLFTSSGGGPAKTRGAAFFIIAVICLLLFDNDDLMAKMAEHPEGHHDSALTHMLYTAIAFLGVADHKGGVLLLVLALCCKVGFHTASRKLSIDVGGAKRLQALSHLVSVLLLCPWVIVLSVTTESKVESWFSLIMPFATVIFFVMILDFYVDSICSVKMEVSKCARYGSFPIFISALLFGNFWTHPITDQLRAMNKAAHQESTEHVLSGGVVVSAIFFILSANILSSPSKRGQKGTLIGYSPEGTPLYNFMGDAFQHSSQSIPRFIKESLKQILEESDSRQIFYFLCLNLLFTFVELFYGVLTNSLGLISDGFHMLFDCSALVMGLFAALMSRWKATRIFSYGYGRIEILSGFINGLFLIVIAFFVFMESVARLIDPPELDTHMLTPVSVGGLIVNLIGICAFSHAHSHAHGASQGSCHSSDHSHSHHMHGHSDHGHGHSHGSAGGGMNANMRGVFLHVLADTLGSIGVIVSTILIEQFGWFIADPLCSLFIAILIFLSVVPLIKDACQVLLLRLPPEYEKELHIALEKVTGILKDAGVNNLTIQVEKEAYFQHMSGLSTGFHDVLAMTKQMESMKYCKDGTYIM; the protein is encoded by the exons ATGGAGGAGAAATACGGCGGGGACGTGCTGGCCggccccggcggcggcggcggcggcggcctcGGGCCGGTGGACGTACCCAGCGCTCG attaacAAAATATATTGTGTTACTATGTTTCACTAAATTTTTGAAGGCTGTGGGACTTTTCGAATCATATGATCTCCTAAAAGCTGTTCACATTGTTcagttcatttttatattaaaacttgG GACTgcattttttatggttttgtttcaAAAGCCATTTTCTTCTGGGAAAACTATTACCAAACACCAG tggatcaaaatatttaaacatgcaGTTGCTGGGTGTATTATTTCACTCTTGTGGTTTTTTGGCCTCACTCTTTGTGGACCACTAAG gacTTTGCTGCTGTTTGAACACAGTGATATTGTTGTCATTTCACTACTCAGTGTTTTGTTCACCAGTTCTGGAGGAGGACCAGCAAAG ACAAGGGGAGCTGCTTTTTTCATTATTGCTGTGATCTGTTTATTGCTTTTTGACAATGATGATCTCATGGCTAAAATGGCTGAACACC CTGAAGGACATCATGACAGTGCTCTAACTCATATGCTTTACACAGCCATTGCCTTCTTAGGTGTGGCAGATCACAAG GGTGGAGTATTATTGCTAGTACTGGCTTTGTGTTGTAAAGTTGGTTTTCATACAGCTTCCAGAAAGCTCTCTATCGACGTTGGTGGAGCTAAACGTCTTCAAGCTTTATCTCATCTTGTTTCTGTGCTTCTCTTGTGCCCATGGGTCATTGTTCTTTCTGTTACAACTGAG agtAAAGTCGAGTCTTGGTTTTCTCTCATTATGCCTTTTGCAACGGTTATCTTTTTTGTCATGATCCTGGATTTCTATGTGGATTCCATTTGTTCAGTCAAAATGGAAGTTTCCAAATGTGCTCGTTATGGatcctttcccatttttattagTGCTCTCCTTTTTGGAAATTTTTGGACACATCCAATAACAGACCAGCTTCGGGCTATGAACAAAGCAGCACACCAGGAGAGCACTGAACACGTCCTGTCTGGAGGAGTGGTAGTGAGTGCTATATTCTTCATTTTGT ctgCCAATATCTTATCATCTCCCTCTAAGAGAGGACAAAAAGGTACCCTTATTGGATATTCTCCTGAAGGAACACCTCTTTATAACTTCATGGGTGATGCTTTTCAGCATAGCTCTCAATCGATCCCTAGGTTTATTAAGGAATCACTAAAACAAATTCTTGAGGAGAGTGACTCTAGGCAGATCTTTTACTTCTTGTGCTTGAATCTG CTTTTTACCTTTGTGGAATTATTCTACGGCGTGCTGACCAATAGTCTGGGCCTGATCTCGGATGGATTCCACATGCTTTTTGACTGCTCTGCTTTAGTCATGGGACTTTTTGCTGCCCTGATGAGTAGGTGGAAAGCCACTCGGATTTTCTCCTATGG GTACGGCCGAATAGAAATTCTGTCTGGATTTATTAATGGACTTTTTCTAATAGTAATAGCGTTTTTTGTGTTTATGGAGTCAGTGGCTAGATTGATTGATCCTCCAGAATTAGACACTCACATGTTAACA CCAGTCTCAGTTGGAGGGCTGATAGTAAACCTTATTGGTATCTGTGCCTTTAGCCATGCCCATAGCCATGCCCATGGAGCTTCTCAAGGAAGCTGTCACTCATCTGATCACAGCCATTCACATCATATGCATGGACACAGTGACCATGGGCATGGTCACAGCCACGGATCTGCGGGTGGAGGCATGAATGCTAACATGAGGG gtGTATTTCTACATGTTTTGGCAGATACACTTGGCAGCATTGGTGTGATTGTATCCACAATtcttatagagcagtttggatggTTCATCGCTGACCCACTCTGTTCTCTTTTTATTGCTATATTAATATTTCTCAGTGTTGTTCCACTGATTAAAGATGCCTGCCAGGTTCTACTCTTGAGATTGCCACCAGAATATGAAAAAGAACTACATATTGCTTTAGAAAAG
- the SLC30A5 gene encoding proton-coupled zinc antiporter SLC30A5 isoform X9 — protein sequence MEEKYGGDVLAGPGGGGGGGLGPVDVPSARTAFFMVLFQKPFSSGKTITKHQIIGSLKIPGRKEFKDKKLNDPRKLVRN from the exons ATGGAGGAGAAATACGGCGGGGACGTGCTGGCCggccccggcggcggcggcggcggcggcctcGGGCCGGTGGACGTACCCAGCGCTCG GACTgcattttttatggttttgtttcaAAAGCCATTTTCTTCTGGGAAAACTATTACCAAACACCAG aTAATTGGATCACTAAAAATTCCTGGTAGAAaagaatttaaagacaaaaagttAAATGATCCTAGGAAACTAGTGAGAAACTGA
- the SLC30A5 gene encoding proton-coupled zinc antiporter SLC30A5 isoform X8 gives MEEKYGGDVLAGPGGGGGGGLGPVDVPSARLTKYIVLLCFTKFLKAVGLFESYDLLKAVHIVQFIFILKLGTAFFMVLFQKPFSSGKTITKHQIIGSLKIPGRKEFKDKKLNDPRKLVRN, from the exons ATGGAGGAGAAATACGGCGGGGACGTGCTGGCCggccccggcggcggcggcggcggcggcctcGGGCCGGTGGACGTACCCAGCGCTCG attaacAAAATATATTGTGTTACTATGTTTCACTAAATTTTTGAAGGCTGTGGGACTTTTCGAATCATATGATCTCCTAAAAGCTGTTCACATTGTTcagttcatttttatattaaaacttgG GACTgcattttttatggttttgtttcaAAAGCCATTTTCTTCTGGGAAAACTATTACCAAACACCAG aTAATTGGATCACTAAAAATTCCTGGTAGAAaagaatttaaagacaaaaagttAAATGATCCTAGGAAACTAGTGAGAAACTGA